A stretch of the Ornithodoros turicata isolate Travis chromosome 4, ASM3712646v1, whole genome shotgun sequence genome encodes the following:
- the LOC135392242 gene encoding uncharacterized protein LOC135392242 — protein sequence MTGDGAEAEMDQLRTKRTVLRGRNTRVINEAKALLDAEGASTQELTECLERLTLYNTELRQVNCSLEPLFAIEDLERELTTSDEYDELALKTLSMLKFRIPRVTEVATASSTSSPVTSGGEEASRENRRSGAKLPKLEIPRYNRDLCSWQPFWEQFRDAIHTNRSLTQSEKFHYLRALLTGPAAAAIAGLQVTEACYEDAVSLLKDRFGDKGRIENEYLSRLRHLPTVISSNNVSSMRKLYDYLQANIRGLTS from the coding sequence ATGACCGGGGACGGAGCTGAGGCAGAAATGGATCAACTTAGGACTAAGCGAACTGTTCTTCGAGGTCGAAATACACGGGTCATTAATGAAGCGAAGGCCCTGTTGGACGCCGAAGGTGCATCAACTCAGGAGCTTACCGAGTGCCTCGAACGTCTCACGCTTTATAACACGGAATTGAGACAGGTAAACTGCTCTTTGGAGCCACTCTTTGCTATCGAAGACCTTGAGCGAGAGCTCACCACCAGCGACGAGTACGATGAGCTGGCCCTGAAGACACTGTCCATGTTAAAGTTTCGTATTCCGCGAGTAACAGAAGTTGCAACTGCTTCTAGTACCTCTTCACCCGTGACCAGTGGAGGTGAGGAAGCCTCACGAGAAAATCGTAGAAGTGGGGCGAAGCTTCCAAAGTTGGAAATACCCAGGTACAACAGAGACTTATGCAGTTGGCAACCGTTTTGGGAACAATTCAGAGATGCAATACACACCAACCGGTCTCTAACTCAGTCAGAAAAATTTCATTACCTTCGAGCCCTCTTGACTGGACCCGCTGCAGCAGCAATTGCAGGGCTACAAGTCACTGAAGCCTGCTATGAGGATGCTGTGAGCCTGTTGAAGGACCGTTTCGGCGATAAAGGGAGAATCGAAAATGAGTATCTGTCGCGGCTGCGACATCTCCCTACCGTAATTTCTTCAAATAACGTATCATCGATGAGGAAGCTGTACGACTATTTGCAGGCAAACATTCGTGGCCTCACCTCGTGA